One Microbacterium sp. W4I20 DNA window includes the following coding sequences:
- a CDS encoding ComEC/Rec2 family competence protein, producing MKRRDLRLLPLAVGVWGSALLCVFLPGWSAWMAAACAIGALMAFVLSRRSRGRHPRGGGGLVLLLFAVMAAAAVTAGLATPSREQAAGWSGRVVEVTADVTSSASLGRDGRLWFEAQTRGIGIRGDPVAIAVPVRIGVDPGDGFDLGAGVRVVGQAMATDPGERSALIVFATEAEVVRPAEGLFGIAAGARQAFIDRSTRLPEPGAGLLPGLAVGDTRAVTSELNDDMRTSGLSHLTAVSGANCAIVVGAVFWMTALCGGGRMLRVVLAASALTGFVILVTPEPSVIRAGVMAGVAMLTVPLGRPSAGAGMLALCAVAILIADPWLAATPGFALSVMASGALILLAPPLSRGMARWMPQPVALAVAVPLAAQLACGPIIALFAEQQSLVGIAANLIAAPAAPIATVIGLLGCLAAPIPPLADLLTASAWLPAAWIATTATTTAQLPAAELLLPAGIGSAALVALVSASITVVLLRPHTTQMPGTRRWARLLRPSAASVLVVVISLAAARMLLTGPLATATTPDEWSIAACDIGQGDALVVRSAGKVALIDTGPDPDALAECLTSLGVDRIDLLVLSHFDLDHVGGAAAVQGKVDAVVHGPTAEQADERLLSDLRDGGARLTQVFAGQRGSLGGAAWRVLWPLRSSAAFPSGNDASVVMEFDGGGVPRSLFLGDLSAAPQRVLARSTPLSDYAVVKVAHHGSADQDPALYEALDPTVALFSAGADNDYGHPRDETLDLLTTTGAHNLRTDQHGRVLLGIREGELQVWTDESP from the coding sequence GTGAAGCGTCGCGACCTCCGACTGCTGCCCCTCGCTGTCGGTGTATGGGGCTCCGCGCTGTTATGCGTGTTCCTTCCGGGCTGGTCCGCCTGGATGGCGGCCGCCTGTGCGATCGGCGCGCTCATGGCGTTCGTTCTCTCCCGTCGATCCCGCGGTCGACATCCCCGTGGAGGCGGCGGGCTCGTCCTGCTGCTCTTCGCCGTGATGGCAGCCGCTGCGGTCACCGCCGGGCTGGCGACGCCGTCGCGGGAACAGGCCGCGGGGTGGTCGGGACGCGTGGTGGAGGTGACCGCGGACGTCACCTCGTCGGCATCGCTCGGACGGGATGGGCGGCTCTGGTTCGAGGCGCAGACGCGGGGCATCGGCATCCGCGGCGATCCTGTCGCGATAGCTGTGCCGGTGCGGATCGGTGTCGACCCGGGCGATGGGTTCGACCTCGGCGCCGGCGTGCGGGTCGTCGGGCAGGCGATGGCGACGGACCCGGGGGAGCGATCGGCCCTGATCGTGTTCGCGACGGAGGCGGAGGTCGTGCGTCCGGCCGAGGGTCTCTTCGGCATCGCCGCCGGCGCTCGACAGGCGTTCATCGATCGATCGACGCGGCTGCCCGAGCCGGGAGCAGGCCTGCTCCCCGGACTCGCCGTGGGCGACACCCGCGCCGTCACCTCCGAGCTGAACGATGACATGCGCACCAGCGGCCTGAGTCACCTCACCGCCGTCAGCGGAGCGAACTGCGCGATCGTGGTCGGAGCCGTGTTCTGGATGACTGCCTTGTGCGGCGGAGGGCGGATGCTGCGCGTCGTACTCGCTGCGTCGGCGCTCACCGGCTTCGTGATCCTGGTCACGCCGGAGCCGAGCGTGATCCGGGCCGGGGTGATGGCCGGGGTGGCAATGCTCACGGTGCCGCTCGGGCGACCGAGCGCCGGTGCGGGGATGCTGGCGCTGTGCGCCGTGGCGATCCTGATCGCGGATCCGTGGCTCGCGGCGACTCCGGGGTTCGCGCTCTCCGTGATGGCGTCCGGTGCCCTGATCCTGCTGGCGCCGCCGCTGAGCCGAGGAATGGCACGATGGATGCCGCAGCCGGTCGCTCTCGCGGTCGCCGTGCCGCTGGCCGCTCAGCTCGCCTGCGGCCCCATCATCGCCCTGTTCGCCGAGCAGCAGTCCCTGGTCGGCATCGCCGCGAACCTGATCGCTGCGCCGGCCGCGCCGATCGCGACCGTGATCGGACTGCTCGGCTGCCTCGCCGCGCCCATTCCACCGCTGGCCGACCTCTTGACCGCCTCCGCATGGCTTCCGGCCGCCTGGATCGCGACGACCGCAACCACCACCGCACAGCTGCCCGCGGCAGAGCTGCTCCTCCCGGCCGGGATAGGGAGCGCCGCACTCGTCGCTCTCGTCAGCGCGTCGATCACGGTGGTTCTGCTCCGCCCGCACACGACGCAGATGCCGGGAACTCGGCGTTGGGCGAGGCTGCTGCGACCCAGCGCCGCGAGCGTCCTCGTCGTCGTGATCTCGCTGGCGGCTGCGCGTATGCTCCTGACCGGTCCGCTGGCCACAGCCACGACACCGGATGAGTGGTCGATCGCTGCCTGCGACATCGGCCAGGGGGACGCCCTGGTGGTGCGCTCCGCCGGGAAGGTGGCGCTGATCGACACCGGCCCCGACCCCGACGCGCTGGCGGAGTGCCTGACGAGCCTCGGCGTTGATCGCATCGATCTGCTCGTCCTCTCGCACTTCGACCTCGACCATGTCGGCGGCGCCGCCGCGGTGCAGGGGAAGGTCGACGCCGTGGTGCACGGACCGACGGCGGAGCAGGCCGATGAGCGGCTCTTGAGCGATCTGCGAGACGGCGGTGCACGCCTCACCCAGGTGTTCGCCGGGCAGCGCGGCTCTCTCGGTGGCGCGGCCTGGCGGGTGCTCTGGCCGCTCCGGAGTTCGGCGGCCTTCCCTTCGGGCAACGACGCCAGTGTGGTGATGGAGTTCGACGGGGGCGGGGTGCCGCGTTCGCTCTTCCTCGGCGACCTCTCCGCGGCCCCGCAGCGCGTGCTGGCCCGCAGCACTCCACTCAGCGACTACGCGGTGGTCAAGGTTGCTCACCATGGCAGCGCCGATCAGGATCCTGCGCTGTACGAAGCCCTCGATCCGACCGTCGCGCTGTTCAGCGCCGGCGCCGACAACGACTACGGACACCCGCGTGATGAGACGCTCGATCTCCTGACCACGACCGGCGCTCACAACCTCCGGACCGATCAGCACGGGCGGGTCCTGCTCGGCATCCGCGAGGGAGAACTGCAGGTGTGGACCGACGAGAGCCCGTGA
- the holA gene encoding DNA polymerase III subunit delta — translation MAASRPPSRGGAKAGKIPQVSWRDPHPAPLVLVAGPEEICAERAIAGVRDYLRAEDPALEVSDVRADDYAPGTLLSVTSPSLFGEPRLVRVSGVEKCTDAFIQEALSYLEHPQEGATVVLRHTGASVRGKKLLDALRAGTGGGIEIAVPAIKRDGDRVDFAAGEFRAAKKRIAPPALRALVSAFADDLTELAAACQQLIGDVEGDISEEIITKYYGGRVEVSAFVVADTAIAGRYSEALIALRHALSSGADPVPMVAAFAMKLRTMARVAGNREPSRQLAQRLGMKDWQVDRARRDLAGWNERSLGMAIQATARADAEVKGAARDPIFALERMVTVIATREPFGA, via the coding sequence ATGGCAGCTTCGCGTCCCCCCTCCCGTGGCGGCGCGAAGGCGGGGAAGATCCCCCAGGTGTCGTGGCGCGATCCCCATCCCGCTCCGCTGGTGCTCGTCGCCGGCCCCGAGGAGATCTGCGCCGAACGCGCGATCGCCGGCGTACGCGACTACCTCCGTGCAGAAGACCCGGCGCTCGAGGTCAGTGACGTCCGCGCCGACGATTACGCCCCGGGCACCCTGCTGTCAGTCACCTCGCCGTCGCTCTTCGGAGAGCCGCGGCTGGTGCGCGTGTCGGGCGTGGAGAAGTGCACCGATGCGTTCATCCAGGAAGCGCTGTCCTACCTCGAACACCCTCAGGAGGGCGCGACTGTCGTGCTGCGGCACACCGGAGCGAGTGTGCGGGGAAAGAAGCTGCTCGACGCTCTGCGTGCCGGAACCGGCGGCGGCATCGAGATCGCCGTTCCCGCCATCAAGCGCGACGGCGACCGCGTCGACTTCGCGGCGGGGGAGTTCCGGGCGGCCAAGAAGCGCATCGCCCCGCCGGCCCTGCGCGCCCTCGTCTCCGCGTTCGCCGATGACCTCACCGAGCTGGCCGCCGCCTGCCAGCAGCTGATCGGCGACGTCGAGGGCGACATCTCCGAAGAGATCATCACCAAGTACTACGGCGGGCGCGTCGAGGTCTCGGCATTCGTGGTCGCCGATACGGCCATCGCCGGGCGCTACAGCGAAGCGCTGATCGCGCTGCGGCACGCCCTCTCATCCGGAGCAGACCCGGTACCGATGGTCGCCGCGTTCGCGATGAAGCTCCGCACCATGGCTCGCGTCGCCGGCAACCGCGAACCCAGCCGTCAGCTCGCCCAGCGCCTGGGCATGAAGGACTGGCAGGTCGATCGAGCTCGCCGCGATCTCGCAGGCTGGAACGAGCGGTCGCTCGGTATGGCGATCCAGGCGACGGCGCGGGCCGATGCCGAGGTCAAGGGCGCCGCCCGCGATCCGATCTTCGCGCTCGAGCGCATGGTCACGGTCATCGCGACGCGGGAGCCGTTCGGCGCATAG
- the rpsT gene encoding 30S ribosomal protein S20, with protein sequence MANIKSQIKRNKTNAKANERNKAVKSELKTLIRSTKAAVAAGDKAAAEATFKKAAVKLDKAVSKGVLHKNQASNRKSAIAKQVASL encoded by the coding sequence GTGGCAAACATCAAGTCGCAGATCAAGCGCAACAAGACCAACGCGAAGGCGAACGAGCGCAACAAGGCCGTGAAGAGCGAGCTCAAGACGCTCATCCGCTCGACGAAGGCAGCCGTTGCCGCCGGAGACAAGGCAGCCGCTGAGGCGACCTTCAAGAAGGCCGCCGTCAAGCTCGACAAGGCCGTCAGCAAGGGCGTTCTGCACAAGAACCAGGCGTCGAACCGCAAGTCGGCCATCGCCAAGCAGGTCGCCTCGCTCTGA
- a CDS encoding GH1 family beta-glucosidase, with amino-acid sequence MTFDPVHPRMPAGFRWSAATSAFQIEGSRQADGGGRSIWDDFLETPDAIVDGSTADPACDSYRHPGVDVALAAGLGLDRYRFSIPWARVQPDGAGRGNVAALDHYSGFVDRLLDAGVTPFPTLFHWEMPSSVEAAGGWLSRDTVHHFADYAEIVADRLGDRVAHWYTLNEPAMMTLQGYAVGALAPGKQLLFDALPTVHHQLLAHARAAEALRDRGAAQVGLVNNHTWVMPLRDTADDHQAAALYDVLHNRLFSEPLLAGRYPDLEALGLPPMPVQDGDLAAIAGSIDFYGINFYNPTTVTAADPVGPIPFDIVPTPGAPVTGFGPEWPIVPSALRDLLIDLHARHPELPPVIIGENGASFPEPERAGRVEDTARIDYLTGHIAAVAEAIEAGVPVEEYTVWSLLDNWEWADGYTQRFGLVHVDFETGERTPKASYDWYREHIASSRATAAGSEQGR; translated from the coding sequence ATGACCTTCGACCCCGTTCATCCGCGCATGCCTGCGGGGTTCCGCTGGTCGGCCGCGACTTCCGCCTTCCAGATCGAGGGGTCACGGCAGGCGGACGGAGGGGGCCGCTCCATCTGGGACGACTTCCTGGAAACGCCGGACGCGATCGTCGACGGGTCGACCGCGGATCCGGCGTGTGACAGTTACCGGCATCCGGGGGTGGACGTTGCCCTCGCCGCAGGCCTCGGCCTCGACCGCTACCGCTTCTCGATCCCCTGGGCGCGCGTGCAACCCGACGGCGCAGGGCGCGGCAACGTCGCCGCCCTGGACCACTACTCGGGGTTCGTCGACCGGCTTCTCGACGCCGGAGTGACGCCGTTCCCGACACTCTTCCATTGGGAGATGCCGAGTTCGGTCGAGGCAGCGGGCGGATGGCTGAGCAGGGACACCGTCCACCACTTCGCCGACTATGCGGAGATCGTTGCCGACCGCCTCGGAGACCGCGTCGCGCACTGGTACACCCTGAACGAGCCTGCGATGATGACGCTGCAGGGTTACGCCGTCGGTGCTCTCGCCCCGGGGAAACAGCTCCTCTTCGATGCCCTCCCGACCGTGCATCACCAGCTGCTCGCCCATGCCCGAGCGGCCGAGGCGCTCCGCGACCGAGGTGCCGCGCAGGTGGGGCTCGTCAACAACCACACCTGGGTGATGCCCTTGCGCGACACGGCCGACGATCATCAGGCCGCCGCGCTCTACGACGTCCTGCACAACCGCCTCTTCAGCGAGCCGCTGCTCGCCGGCCGCTATCCCGATCTGGAGGCCCTGGGACTCCCGCCGATGCCCGTGCAGGACGGCGACCTCGCAGCCATCGCCGGCTCCATCGACTTCTACGGCATCAACTTCTACAACCCGACGACGGTCACCGCCGCAGACCCCGTCGGCCCGATCCCCTTCGACATCGTGCCGACACCGGGCGCCCCCGTGACAGGCTTCGGGCCGGAGTGGCCGATCGTGCCCTCCGCACTGCGCGATCTCCTCATCGATCTGCACGCGCGGCATCCCGAGCTCCCACCCGTGATCATCGGGGAGAACGGCGCGTCGTTCCCCGAACCGGAGCGCGCCGGCCGGGTGGAGGATACCGCGCGGATCGACTACCTCACCGGCCACATCGCGGCCGTGGCGGAGGCGATCGAGGCGGGTGTGCCCGTCGAGGAGTACACGGTCTGGTCTCTCCTCGACAACTGGGAGTGGGCCGACGGCTACACGCAGCGCTTCGGTCTCGTGCATGTCGATTTCGAGACGGGGGAGCGCACGCCGAAGGCCTCCTACGACTGGTATCGGGAGCACATCGCGAGCAGCCGGGCCACCGCTGCCGGATCGGAGCAGGGACGATGA
- a CDS encoding MFS transporter — translation MTSSTKAGARWMSLFTLAWLAIWTVQLTPVQLLLPLQLDTPEDDWIRGVVSSGLVLGIGGLAGIVAGPLAGTLSDRAGVGRHRRRPWALGGVWLTAVCLVVTGFTSGPWAVGAAWVGVSVGVAVASAAFTALIADQLPSTQRGAASAAVGSSQAVGIVVGVGLVVLFGLGIRDGYLLLAAVIAVAGTAAALLLPDPPGVAETRPTATGRRLLASLRDRDFAWMLAGRLVTNVGNALGTALFLFFLLHGLGQPSDIATDNLLLLIIVYTVFVVIASVLTGIISDRTGNRRTLTIAATVVQATSGVAIALVPTFEMTMVAAALMGLGYGAFSTVGLAFAADLLPHEQDHARDLGIVNVTAALGQLIGPVLGAALVALVGGFWLVFVAAAVLSLVGGLLTAFARQPARS, via the coding sequence ATGACGTCATCGACGAAGGCCGGTGCGCGATGGATGTCGCTGTTCACGCTGGCCTGGTTGGCCATCTGGACCGTGCAACTCACTCCCGTGCAGCTGCTGCTGCCCCTGCAGCTCGATACCCCGGAGGATGACTGGATCCGCGGCGTCGTGTCGTCGGGCCTGGTGCTCGGCATCGGTGGTCTGGCGGGTATCGTCGCCGGGCCTCTGGCGGGAACGCTGTCTGACCGGGCAGGCGTCGGGCGCCACCGGCGGCGCCCCTGGGCACTGGGCGGAGTGTGGCTCACGGCCGTCTGCCTCGTCGTGACCGGCTTCACCAGCGGTCCGTGGGCGGTGGGGGCGGCGTGGGTCGGCGTCTCGGTCGGCGTGGCCGTGGCATCCGCGGCTTTCACGGCTCTGATCGCCGACCAACTGCCGTCGACGCAACGAGGGGCGGCCTCCGCCGCGGTGGGCTCCAGCCAGGCGGTGGGTATCGTCGTCGGCGTCGGCCTGGTGGTGCTCTTCGGCCTCGGTATCCGCGACGGCTACCTGCTGCTCGCGGCCGTCATCGCCGTCGCGGGCACGGCAGCCGCTCTACTGCTCCCAGACCCTCCCGGGGTGGCCGAGACGCGTCCCACGGCGACCGGCCGACGACTGCTTGCGTCACTGCGCGACCGCGACTTCGCCTGGATGCTCGCGGGGCGCCTGGTGACCAACGTGGGCAACGCCCTCGGAACCGCGCTCTTTCTCTTCTTCCTGCTGCACGGGCTCGGACAGCCGAGCGACATCGCCACCGACAACCTCCTGCTGCTGATCATCGTGTACACGGTCTTCGTCGTGATCGCCTCCGTGCTCACCGGCATCATCTCGGATCGCACCGGCAACCGTCGGACCCTCACGATCGCCGCGACCGTCGTGCAGGCCACGTCGGGCGTGGCCATCGCCCTCGTGCCCACATTCGAGATGACGATGGTCGCCGCCGCCCTGATGGGTCTCGGCTACGGAGCGTTCTCGACGGTCGGACTCGCCTTCGCCGCCGATCTGCTGCCACATGAGCAGGACCACGCGCGGGACCTGGGAATCGTCAACGTGACCGCCGCGCTGGGGCAGCTGATCGGTCCGGTGCTCGGTGCCGCACTCGTCGCCCTCGTCGGAGGATTCTGGCTGGTGTTCGTCGCGGCCGCCGTGCTGTCGCTGGTCGGCGGTCTGCTCACGGCATTCGCGCGTCAGCCGGCGAGATCATGA
- a CDS encoding alpha/beta fold hydrolase: MTAQIVFVHGIRTSATMWRSQLAFLDEQGYAHTAVDLPGHGSRMDEDFSLHEALHTIDVAVRAAAEKGPVLLVGHSMGGLLSLTYAGGAQKPPVAGLVAAACTSLPRGAGLAAYRMLFRAVDSLPDRGMWITRRMLAATIPAETRSDFAAGGYALDTQDAALRSLATLDIPTAVRRIEVPLWFVNGQYDQLRVNERLFLRLAPHAELIVVPRTTHLVTAMRPRVFNAVLRLAIASLEAPSAS; the protein is encoded by the coding sequence GTGACCGCTCAGATCGTGTTCGTGCACGGCATCCGCACCTCGGCGACGATGTGGCGCTCTCAGCTCGCCTTCCTCGACGAGCAGGGGTACGCGCACACCGCGGTCGACCTGCCGGGGCACGGCTCCCGGATGGACGAGGACTTCTCCCTCCACGAGGCCCTGCACACCATCGACGTCGCAGTGCGCGCCGCGGCCGAGAAGGGACCGGTGCTGCTGGTCGGCCACTCGATGGGCGGGCTGCTCTCGCTCACCTATGCGGGAGGCGCCCAGAAGCCCCCGGTGGCCGGTCTGGTCGCCGCCGCGTGCACCTCACTCCCCCGCGGTGCAGGACTCGCCGCCTACCGGATGCTGTTCCGTGCCGTGGATTCGCTTCCCGACCGCGGCATGTGGATCACCCGCCGCATGCTCGCAGCGACCATTCCCGCCGAGACGCGCTCCGACTTCGCCGCCGGCGGCTACGCCCTCGACACGCAGGATGCCGCTCTCCGCAGTCTCGCCACGCTCGACATCCCGACGGCGGTGAGGCGGATCGAGGTGCCCCTCTGGTTCGTGAACGGCCAGTACGATCAGCTGCGCGTGAACGAACGGCTGTTCCTGCGCCTCGCACCGCACGCAGAGCTGATCGTCGTCCCGCGCACGACGCACCTGGTCACGGCGATGCGGCCGCGAGTCTTCAACGCGGTGCTGCGTCTGGCGATCGCCTCACTGGAGGCGCCGTCTGCGTCATGA
- a CDS encoding ABC transporter family substrate-binding protein: MKRHQKLMGIVAIGGAIALAMSGCAAAGNGGGDDGGSGEGQTVTGADYNPQPRENLAEGGELRIPVSNIAEQLNYFHGDGDARVTQIGTWFRPQVLLMDPDGTVKPNPAYLDDYSFGVEDGKTVLHFKVNEKAVWNDGTPIDVTAFKATWEAQNGENEAYVPNATDGWKEIESVEAGENDHDVIVTFKSEFAWPEMVYSQLLHPAVNTPELFNTAFLGDWHPEWGAGPYTVSDYDKTGGVVTLTPNPKWWGEAPLLDKVEFIQMEPTAAVNALRNDEVDMAETGSAELLAQVEGLEGVKTYKGQATANAIFTLNAANPVLEDLNVRKAIFEGINLEEVKQIVFNGLDYTEDPAGSLTLFSFQPDYFNALEKAGRKDGDTDGANKLLDEAGWVAGDDGIREKDGQRLSLVFPVHSDTETARARSLAVQAQLKAIGVEVEVDQRPSADFAEDYNTQNGDLFFLNFTSSDPFGAAWFCQLYCSDSGLNLSGTGTPEIDKMIHDELETISDPVEQTKKAMEMEADIFSKTWGIIPVLNGPEIWTVKEGLANLTPEPYVGLDLFGITPVENVGYEK; encoded by the coding sequence ATGAAACGGCATCAGAAGCTGATGGGCATCGTCGCTATCGGCGGCGCCATCGCACTCGCCATGAGCGGATGTGCAGCAGCAGGCAACGGCGGCGGCGACGACGGCGGTTCCGGTGAAGGACAGACCGTCACCGGCGCCGACTACAACCCGCAGCCGCGCGAGAACCTCGCCGAGGGCGGCGAGCTGCGCATCCCCGTCTCGAACATCGCGGAGCAGCTGAACTACTTCCACGGCGACGGCGACGCACGCGTCACCCAGATCGGAACGTGGTTCCGTCCGCAGGTTCTGCTCATGGACCCCGACGGCACTGTCAAGCCCAACCCGGCGTACCTCGACGACTACTCCTTCGGTGTCGAGGACGGCAAGACCGTCCTCCACTTCAAGGTCAACGAGAAGGCTGTCTGGAACGACGGCACGCCCATCGACGTCACCGCTTTCAAGGCGACGTGGGAAGCCCAGAACGGCGAGAACGAGGCATACGTGCCGAACGCCACCGACGGCTGGAAGGAGATCGAGTCCGTCGAGGCCGGCGAGAACGACCACGATGTCATCGTCACCTTCAAGAGCGAGTTCGCCTGGCCCGAGATGGTCTATTCGCAGCTGCTGCACCCGGCAGTGAACACGCCGGAGCTCTTCAACACCGCCTTCCTCGGAGACTGGCACCCGGAGTGGGGCGCTGGCCCCTACACCGTGTCGGACTACGACAAGACCGGCGGCGTCGTCACGCTGACCCCGAACCCGAAGTGGTGGGGCGAGGCTCCGCTGCTCGACAAGGTCGAGTTCATCCAGATGGAGCCGACCGCTGCGGTCAACGCGCTGCGCAACGACGAGGTCGACATGGCCGAGACCGGCAGCGCCGAACTGCTCGCGCAGGTCGAGGGCCTCGAGGGCGTCAAGACCTACAAGGGTCAGGCGACCGCGAACGCGATCTTCACGCTCAACGCGGCCAACCCGGTCCTCGAGGACCTGAATGTCCGCAAGGCGATCTTCGAGGGCATCAACCTCGAAGAGGTCAAGCAGATCGTCTTCAACGGTCTCGACTACACCGAGGACCCCGCCGGCTCGCTGACGCTGTTCTCCTTCCAGCCTGACTACTTCAACGCTCTGGAGAAGGCCGGCCGCAAGGACGGCGACACCGACGGCGCGAACAAGCTCCTCGATGAGGCCGGCTGGGTCGCAGGCGATGACGGAATCCGCGAGAAGGACGGCCAGCGTCTGTCGCTCGTCTTCCCCGTGCACTCCGACACCGAGACCGCACGCGCGCGTTCGCTCGCCGTGCAGGCTCAGCTGAAGGCGATCGGCGTCGAGGTCGAGGTCGACCAGCGTCCGTCCGCGGACTTCGCCGAGGACTACAACACCCAGAACGGTGACCTGTTCTTCCTCAACTTCACGTCGTCCGACCCGTTCGGTGCCGCCTGGTTCTGCCAGCTGTACTGCTCGGACAGCGGCCTGAACCTGTCGGGCACCGGCACGCCGGAGATCGACAAGATGATCCACGATGAGCTCGAGACGATCTCGGACCCGGTGGAGCAGACGAAGAAGGCCATGGAGATGGAAGCTGACATCTTCTCCAAGACCTGGGGCATCATCCCCGTCCTGAACGGCCCGGAGATCTGGACCGTCAAGGAGGGCCTCGCCAACCTCACGCCCGAGCCCTACGTGGGTCTCGACCTCTTCGGCATCACGCCGGTGGAGAACGTGGGATACGAGAAGTAA